In Bordetella holmesii ATCC 51541, the following proteins share a genomic window:
- a CDS encoding DNA polymerase III, alpha subunit, which yields MSEAATNPPPFVHLRVHSEFSVVDGIVRISDLIKRVARMGQPAVALTDLSNIFGLIKFYKNARGAGIKPIAGCDVWLSNDEDRDKPFRALLLVRNHQGYLNLCELLSQSFLLNQYKGRAELRREWLQGQEGLIVLSGGRAGDIGHALDAGNTVAALALARQWGEMFPGAFYIELQRAGMDGDEAYTQAAMRLAAEAGLPVVATHPVQFLDREEFQAHEARVCIAEGEILADPRRVKRFTPQQYLQSSQEMQARFADVPSALANTIEIAKRCNLSLVLGKPRLPIFPTPEGVTLDDYLVQLSEEGLEKRLAFLFPEQAERDRQRDTYYERLRWECKTIIQMGFPGYFLIVQDFINWGKNNGVPVGPGRGSGAGSLVAYALGITDLDPIRYDLLFERFLNPERVSMPDFDIDFCQDNRERVIEYVKTKYGRAAVSQIATFGTLGAKAVVRDAGRVLDMPYMFCDGLSKLIPFNPADPWSLERTLKDEPAFKERYEQEEEVRALVDLARPLEGLTRNIGMHAGGVLIAPGKLTDFCPLYCQPGQENSAVSQFDKDDVEAAGLVKFDFLGLRNLTILDWAVRYVRQFNADKRDFDIMALALDDPAAYKVLCDANTTAVFQLESRGMKELLKKLRPNTFEDIIAMLALYRPGPLESGMVDDFVNRKHGRAAVDYFHPDLEGTLKSTYGVIVYQEQVMLISQIIGGYSLGGADLLRRAMGKKKPEEMAKHRELFQQGAQEKGHDPDLAVKLFDLMEKFAGYGFNKSHSAAYALIAYQTAWLKAYHPAEFLAATLSSDMDDTDKVQIFCRDAQDNGVEVLPPDVNASGYRFAPVEDEHTAHGRPPRTMRYGLGAVKGTGQGAVEEILRARQEGGPFANLFDFCRRVSKHAVNRRTIEALIRAGAFDTIESNRAAMLASVGTAMEAAEQAARSVNQASLFGDDSGDVVAGELAKVAPWNLHTRLTEEKAALGYYFSGHLFDAWRDEVRRIVPMPLARIEPQRDLQWMCGVLAGVRVMMTRRGKMVFAVLDDGTAQVEISVFNELFEKHRNRLKEDQLLIVQGKVSNDEYSGGMRIVAENLFDLQLAREARARALRITLNGQADAARLRQLLNPFRAEPENGIPGVPVDVIYRKDNFLCTVRLGQEWRVRMADTLLENLALWAQPDGVEVSY from the coding sequence TGTCCGAAGCCGCAACAAATCCGCCCCCTTTTGTACATCTGCGCGTTCACTCCGAGTTTTCGGTCGTGGACGGTATCGTGCGTATTTCCGACTTGATCAAGCGTGTGGCCAGAATGGGCCAGCCGGCAGTCGCCCTGACCGATCTTTCGAATATTTTCGGTCTGATCAAGTTCTATAAAAACGCCCGTGGCGCTGGGATCAAGCCCATCGCGGGGTGTGATGTCTGGCTCAGCAACGACGAAGACCGCGACAAGCCATTTCGCGCGTTGCTGCTGGTACGCAATCACCAAGGCTATCTCAACCTTTGCGAACTCCTGTCGCAATCGTTTCTGCTGAATCAGTACAAAGGCCGGGCCGAGTTGCGGCGTGAATGGCTGCAGGGACAGGAAGGGTTGATCGTGCTGTCTGGTGGGCGGGCCGGCGACATCGGCCATGCGTTGGACGCAGGCAATACGGTCGCCGCCCTGGCGCTGGCGCGCCAATGGGGGGAGATGTTCCCCGGCGCTTTCTACATCGAACTGCAGCGCGCCGGTATGGATGGCGACGAGGCGTATACCCAGGCAGCCATGCGGCTGGCCGCCGAAGCGGGGCTGCCGGTGGTGGCCACCCACCCGGTGCAGTTCCTGGACCGCGAAGAGTTCCAGGCTCACGAGGCGCGCGTATGTATCGCCGAGGGTGAAATCCTGGCCGATCCGCGCCGGGTCAAGCGTTTCACACCGCAGCAATATTTGCAAAGTTCGCAGGAGATGCAGGCCCGTTTTGCGGACGTGCCTTCGGCCCTTGCCAATACGATAGAGATTGCCAAACGCTGCAATCTGTCGCTGGTGCTGGGCAAGCCTCGGCTGCCCATCTTCCCCACCCCTGAGGGCGTGACCCTGGACGATTATCTCGTGCAGCTGTCCGAAGAGGGGCTGGAGAAGCGGCTGGCTTTTCTGTTTCCGGAGCAGGCCGAGCGGGACCGGCAGCGCGACACCTATTACGAGCGCCTGCGCTGGGAGTGCAAAACCATCATCCAGATGGGCTTTCCCGGTTACTTCCTGATCGTGCAGGACTTCATCAACTGGGGCAAGAACAACGGCGTGCCTGTGGGGCCGGGTCGGGGTTCGGGTGCGGGCTCGCTGGTGGCCTATGCCTTGGGGATCACCGATCTGGACCCCATTCGCTACGATTTGCTGTTCGAGCGCTTCCTGAATCCGGAGCGGGTATCCATGCCCGACTTCGATATCGACTTCTGCCAGGACAACCGCGAACGCGTCATCGAGTACGTCAAGACCAAGTATGGCCGCGCGGCTGTCAGCCAGATCGCCACGTTCGGTACCCTTGGCGCCAAGGCGGTCGTACGCGACGCCGGACGGGTGCTGGACATGCCTTATATGTTCTGCGATGGCCTGTCCAAGCTCATTCCTTTCAACCCGGCCGACCCCTGGTCGCTGGAGCGCACCCTCAAGGACGAACCGGCTTTCAAGGAACGCTACGAGCAGGAGGAAGAAGTCCGTGCGCTGGTGGACCTGGCGCGCCCGCTCGAAGGTCTGACTCGCAATATCGGCATGCATGCCGGCGGCGTGCTCATCGCACCGGGAAAGCTCACGGATTTTTGCCCGCTCTATTGCCAGCCTGGTCAGGAAAACAGCGCGGTATCGCAGTTCGACAAGGATGACGTCGAGGCTGCAGGTCTGGTGAAGTTCGACTTTCTGGGCCTGCGCAACCTGACCATTCTGGATTGGGCCGTGCGCTATGTGCGCCAGTTCAATGCCGACAAACGCGATTTCGACATCATGGCGTTGGCGTTGGATGACCCCGCCGCCTACAAGGTACTGTGCGACGCCAACACCACTGCCGTGTTTCAGCTTGAATCGCGCGGCATGAAGGAGTTGCTCAAGAAGTTGCGGCCCAACACCTTCGAAGACATCATCGCCATGCTGGCCTTGTACCGTCCGGGGCCGTTGGAGTCCGGCATGGTGGACGATTTCGTCAACCGCAAGCACGGTCGTGCGGCGGTGGATTATTTTCACCCGGATCTTGAAGGCACGCTAAAAAGCACCTACGGCGTCATCGTCTACCAAGAGCAGGTGATGCTGATCTCGCAGATCATCGGTGGCTATTCGCTGGGTGGCGCGGATCTGTTGCGCCGTGCCATGGGCAAGAAAAAGCCCGAGGAGATGGCCAAGCACCGCGAGCTGTTCCAGCAAGGCGCTCAAGAAAAAGGCCACGATCCGGACCTGGCGGTCAAACTGTTTGACCTGATGGAGAAATTCGCCGGCTACGGGTTTAACAAGTCCCATTCGGCCGCGTATGCCTTGATCGCTTATCAGACGGCTTGGCTCAAGGCTTATCACCCGGCCGAGTTTCTGGCTGCCACCTTGTCCTCCGACATGGATGACACCGACAAGGTGCAGATTTTCTGCCGCGACGCCCAGGACAATGGCGTCGAGGTGCTGCCGCCCGACGTCAATGCCTCGGGCTATCGGTTTGCCCCGGTCGAGGATGAACACACCGCTCATGGCAGGCCTCCACGCACCATGCGCTACGGCCTCGGGGCGGTCAAGGGAACCGGTCAGGGCGCGGTCGAAGAAATTCTGCGGGCGCGCCAGGAGGGCGGGCCTTTTGCGAATCTTTTCGATTTCTGCCGCCGTGTCAGCAAGCACGCCGTCAACCGCCGTACCATCGAGGCCCTGATCCGGGCCGGTGCCTTTGACACCATCGAATCCAATCGCGCCGCGATGCTGGCGTCGGTGGGCACCGCCATGGAGGCGGCCGAGCAGGCCGCTCGCAGCGTCAATCAGGCCTCGCTGTTTGGCGACGACAGCGGCGATGTCGTCGCCGGCGAGCTGGCCAAGGTGGCGCCCTGGAATCTGCACACGCGCTTGACCGAAGAGAAGGCTGCGCTGGGGTATTACTTCAGCGGCCACCTGTTCGACGCCTGGCGTGACGAGGTGCGCCGTATCGTGCCCATGCCGTTGGCGCGTATTGAGCCGCAACGCGACCTGCAATGGATGTGTGGCGTGCTCGCGGGCGTGCGCGTCATGATGACCCGCCGCGGAAAAATGGTGTTCGCCGTGCTCGACGACGGTACGGCACAGGTCGAGATATCGGTCTTCAACGAGCTTTTCGAGAAACATCGCAATCGCCTCAAAGAGGACCAACTGCTCATCGTGCAGGGCAAGGTCAGCAACGACGAGTACTCCGGCGGCATGCGCATCGTGGCAGAAAACCTGTTCGATCTGCAGTTGGCCCGCGAGGCGCGCGCCCGCGCCCTGCGCATCACGCTCAACGGCCAGGCGGATGCGGCACGCTTGCGGCAACTGCTCAATCCCTTCCGGGCCGAGCCGGAAAACGGCATTCCAGGCGTGCCCGTCGATGTTATCTACCGCAAGGATAATTTCCTGTGCACCGTGCGGTTGGGCCAAGAGTGGCGCGTGCGAATGGCAGACACCTTGCTGGAGAATCTCGCCCTCTGGGCCCAGCCCGACGGCGTGGAGGTCAGTTACTGA
- a CDS encoding glycosyl transferases group 1 family protein, whose amino-acid sequence MQPLRIVHSEAATSFGGQEGRIFKEMHAMRARGHHMEAIVQPDAQLGERLRDAGFTVHTLYMDGPLNYVKGVLAIRALLKRGRYDVLNTHSRRDTVIAAAAARLAGTPLIVRTRHLSNKVGSLWSYTGLPHRVTTVSDHVRDGLIARGVPPAHIATLYSPIVLPPPVERSTLRGELGLGDDDLIVGCVAVMRASKGHKALIDAMVPLLVNHPRLHLVFVGGGSPVFEQTQAYIAELSLSSRVHLMGMRRDVPNLLAGFDIFALATEQEASGTVYVEAEASGLPVVGTNVGGVSEMMRDGQTGILVAPKDGQALTEALRRLIDDAALRQRMGQAGWRMVREEGVFSPERLAENTEAVYRKWLTERKR is encoded by the coding sequence ATGCAGCCTCTGCGCATTGTTCATTCCGAGGCCGCCACCAGCTTCGGCGGCCAGGAAGGCCGGATATTCAAAGAAATGCATGCCATGCGCGCGCGCGGCCACCACATGGAGGCCATCGTGCAGCCCGATGCGCAGTTGGGTGAACGCCTGCGCGACGCGGGCTTTACCGTCCATACGCTGTACATGGACGGCCCGCTCAACTATGTAAAGGGCGTGCTGGCCATCCGTGCCCTTCTCAAGCGGGGCCGGTATGACGTCCTCAATACCCACAGCCGGCGCGATACGGTGATTGCCGCTGCCGCCGCGCGCCTGGCGGGTACGCCTCTTATTGTGCGCACGCGCCACCTGTCCAACAAAGTAGGCTCGCTCTGGAGTTACACGGGTTTGCCCCACCGCGTCACCACCGTCAGCGACCACGTGCGCGACGGCCTGATCGCTCGCGGCGTGCCACCGGCCCACATCGCGACGCTGTACTCGCCCATTGTTTTGCCGCCGCCGGTCGAACGATCGACCTTGCGTGGCGAGCTTGGCCTGGGCGATGACGATCTGATCGTCGGGTGCGTGGCCGTGATGCGCGCCAGCAAGGGCCACAAGGCCCTGATCGACGCGATGGTACCGCTATTGGTAAATCACCCACGCCTGCATCTGGTCTTTGTCGGTGGCGGGTCGCCCGTCTTCGAACAGACGCAGGCGTATATCGCCGAATTGAGCCTGTCGTCGCGGGTTCACCTCATGGGCATGCGGCGAGACGTCCCCAATCTGCTGGCGGGCTTCGATATCTTCGCCCTTGCCACGGAGCAGGAAGCCTCGGGCACGGTGTATGTCGAGGCCGAGGCCAGTGGTCTGCCTGTCGTGGGAACGAACGTCGGCGGCGTATCCGAAATGATGCGTGACGGCCAAACCGGTATTCTCGTCGCGCCCAAGGATGGGCAGGCCCTGACCGAAGCCCTGCGTCGCCTGATCGACGACGCGGCCCTGCGTCAACGCATGGGGCAGGCCGGCTGGCGTATGGTGCGTGAAGAAGGCGTTTTCTCCCCCGAACGGCTAGCCGAGAATACCGAGGCCGTCTACCGCAAATGGCTGACTGAACGCAAACGATGA
- a CDS encoding polysaccharide deacetylase family protein encodes MKNAPNVPVLMYHHITPAGGMIAATPEVFEAQIAALARAGYQSLSADQFAAYLAGAAVPEKSVLITFDDGYLNNWVHAHPILAKHGMRAVIFLITGLIGDGPARACSGQGLPLPADVDHDASKRLIAEGRADEVMLRWSEVQAMRQAGTFEFHSHTHTHTRWDKVCGADLSANRQHIAQELADSRATLIQRLGNVSDHLCWPQGYFDVDYVQAAHAAGFRHLYTTDPLGQNRPGSNPAHIYRFAVRNRAGTWLTRRIWQSRGPVIGPLFHAWKGFKKRLRRRA; translated from the coding sequence ATGAAAAACGCGCCCAATGTTCCGGTGCTGATGTATCACCACATCACGCCGGCCGGCGGCATGATCGCCGCCACGCCCGAGGTCTTCGAGGCCCAGATCGCCGCGCTCGCTCGGGCCGGCTACCAGTCTTTGTCTGCCGATCAGTTCGCGGCGTATCTGGCCGGGGCGGCCGTGCCCGAGAAATCGGTGTTGATCACCTTCGACGATGGCTACTTGAACAACTGGGTGCATGCCCATCCCATTTTGGCGAAGCACGGCATGCGCGCCGTGATCTTCCTCATTACCGGTCTGATTGGCGATGGGCCTGCACGTGCATGTTCGGGGCAGGGATTGCCCCTGCCTGCCGACGTGGATCATGACGCTTCCAAGCGGCTGATCGCCGAGGGACGGGCCGATGAGGTGATGCTGCGCTGGAGCGAGGTCCAGGCCATGAGGCAGGCGGGCACGTTCGAGTTCCATTCTCACACGCACACCCATACGCGCTGGGACAAAGTCTGCGGTGCGGATCTGTCGGCCAACCGCCAGCATATCGCTCAGGAACTGGCCGATTCGCGCGCCACGCTCATACAGCGGCTGGGTAACGTGAGCGACCATCTCTGTTGGCCGCAAGGGTATTTCGACGTCGATTATGTGCAGGCCGCGCATGCTGCTGGCTTCCGTCACCTCTATACGACCGACCCTCTCGGGCAGAATCGCCCCGGCTCGAATCCGGCACATATCTACCGCTTTGCCGTGCGCAATCGCGCCGGCACATGGCTGACGCGGCGGATCTGGCAGTCCAGGGGGCCCGTGATCGGGCCGCTTTTCCACGCCTGGAAGGGCTTCAAGAAGCGCTTGAGGAGACGGGCATGA
- a CDS encoding glycosyl transferase 2 family protein — translation MTLSVIIITKNEAANILGCLESVVFADEFIVVDSGSTDNTVELARDFGARVVVTADWPGFGPQKNRALDLATGDWVLSIDADERVTPELAQAIQAAVRDGQVLAWEMPRLSWFCGRFIRHSGWWPDYVLRLWKRGAARFTDAAVHERAVPADGRSARLGPHLLHYPYPDFDSLISKINRYSSDAAAMMHARDRRANVFTALGHGFWTFVRIYLIRRGFLDGRHGLVLAATAAAGSFFRYAKLMLKSEPEPPK, via the coding sequence ATGACGCTGTCGGTCATCATCATCACCAAAAACGAGGCGGCCAACATTCTCGGTTGCCTGGAGTCCGTCGTCTTTGCCGATGAGTTCATCGTCGTCGACTCGGGCAGCACGGATAACACGGTCGAGTTGGCGCGCGACTTTGGCGCGCGGGTGGTCGTCACGGCGGACTGGCCGGGATTCGGCCCACAGAAGAACCGGGCCTTGGACCTGGCTACCGGAGACTGGGTCTTGTCCATAGACGCCGATGAGCGCGTCACGCCCGAACTGGCCCAAGCCATCCAGGCCGCCGTGCGGGACGGGCAGGTCCTGGCATGGGAGATGCCGCGCCTGTCGTGGTTCTGCGGTCGGTTTATCCGGCACAGCGGCTGGTGGCCCGATTACGTATTGCGCCTCTGGAAGCGCGGCGCCGCACGATTTACCGATGCTGCCGTGCATGAGAGAGCGGTCCCGGCAGACGGGCGTAGCGCCCGGCTCGGGCCGCATTTGCTGCACTACCCGTATCCGGATTTTGATTCGTTGATCAGCAAGATCAACCGTTACTCATCCGATGCGGCTGCGATGATGCATGCCAGGGACCGCCGCGCCAACGTCTTCACAGCCTTGGGTCATGGCTTCTGGACCTTCGTGCGTATTTATCTCATCCGGCGCGGGTTTCTCGACGGCCGGCATGGATTGGTGCTGGCAGCCACTGCGGCCGCCGGTAGTTTTTTCCGTTATGCCAAGCTGATGCTCAAGTCCGAGCCAGAGCCACCCAAGTGA
- a CDS encoding glycosyl transferases group 1 family protein: protein MKILYTNFHPRNGGGHVTYIINLARGLAADHDIVVATPPTSRLYRYAQSIERVRVAPMDFTTRLSSWFAGRQCLKRLIRQEKFDVIHCNGSADHKLVMLATLGMRHRPRIIFTKHNDHPLASLGNAVRARWATDHVIAVSDYVRKLVQASPYGRLPISTIRHGVDTNFYAPPAPGSQDKLRALFFGEDWHGKLLLGSAGGTDFDKGWLDLVDAAGSLPPELRGRVRILVAGDPPNDVKLARVQAAGMQEQMVFPGLLDDVRAALASCHVGFVLSYREALSFACREMMAIGRPVLASDAGGLPENITVGRDGWIVPARDVPAIAAALRGMLADPETLRRMGLAAREKAVREFNLQDFARATLDVYIRTLAER, encoded by the coding sequence GTGAAGATCCTCTATACCAATTTCCATCCGCGCAACGGGGGCGGGCACGTCACCTACATCATCAATCTGGCGCGCGGCCTGGCTGCGGACCACGACATTGTGGTGGCGACTCCGCCGACCAGCCGCCTGTATCGCTATGCGCAAAGCATAGAGCGGGTGCGGGTCGCACCCATGGACTTCACCACGCGACTGTCCTCTTGGTTTGCCGGCCGTCAGTGCCTGAAGCGGTTGATCCGGCAAGAAAAGTTCGACGTCATCCACTGCAATGGCAGCGCCGATCACAAGCTGGTCATGCTGGCCACGTTGGGGATGCGTCATCGGCCCCGCATCATTTTCACCAAGCACAACGATCATCCGCTGGCCAGCTTGGGCAACGCCGTGAGGGCGCGCTGGGCCACCGATCATGTCATCGCCGTAAGCGACTATGTACGCAAACTGGTGCAGGCCTCGCCCTATGGCCGCTTGCCGATCAGTACCATCCGCCATGGGGTCGACACCAATTTCTATGCCCCGCCTGCTCCCGGCAGTCAGGACAAGTTGCGGGCATTGTTCTTTGGCGAAGACTGGCATGGCAAACTGCTTCTGGGCAGCGCGGGCGGAACCGACTTCGACAAAGGTTGGCTGGATCTGGTCGATGCGGCGGGCAGCCTGCCGCCTGAGCTGCGGGGCAGGGTCCGCATCCTGGTGGCCGGCGATCCTCCCAACGACGTCAAACTGGCCCGCGTCCAGGCCGCGGGCATGCAAGAGCAGATGGTGTTTCCGGGATTGCTAGACGATGTTCGGGCGGCACTGGCCTCTTGCCATGTGGGCTTTGTGCTGTCTTACCGCGAAGCGCTGTCCTTTGCCTGTCGCGAAATGATGGCCATAGGCCGTCCGGTGCTGGCCAGTGACGCCGGCGGCTTGCCCGAGAACATCACGGTGGGGCGTGATGGCTGGATCGTGCCAGCCCGCGACGTGCCGGCAATCGCTGCGGCGTTGCGCGGGATGCTTGCCGATCCGGAAACCTTGCGCCGCATGGGGCTGGCCGCGCGCGAGAAGGCCGTACGTGAGTTCAATTTGCAGGATTTCGCTCGCGCCACCCTGGATGTCTACATACGAACGCTGGCCGAGCGCTGA
- a CDS encoding polysaccharide deacetylase family protein, producing MYHQIGQPAPSGTPYRGLTVHPASFRRQMTWMHRLGYRGLSMRDLMPYLRGEKNGKVFGVTFDDGYRNVLENAAPVLEALGFTGTNYFVAHQMNGSNVWDAEKGIPYSGLMSVDEMRQWHAAGNEVGSHTLDHVHLPQLGAEEARRQIRQSKEELEQLVGAPVTAFCYPYGDHGPEHMAMAREAGYDNATLTVRGLARASDDPFGLPRVTVSRSTHLLRFLQKTLTRYEDRRRR from the coding sequence ATGTACCACCAGATCGGCCAGCCCGCGCCCAGCGGCACGCCATATCGCGGCCTGACGGTGCATCCGGCGAGCTTTCGCCGCCAGATGACATGGATGCATCGGTTGGGCTATCGAGGCCTGTCCATGCGAGATCTCATGCCCTATCTGCGCGGCGAGAAAAACGGCAAGGTCTTCGGCGTGACCTTCGACGATGGCTATCGCAACGTGCTTGAAAATGCCGCGCCGGTGCTCGAAGCGCTGGGTTTTACTGGCACCAACTATTTCGTTGCGCACCAGATGAACGGCAGCAATGTATGGGACGCCGAAAAAGGCATTCCTTACTCGGGTTTGATGAGTGTCGACGAAATGCGTCAATGGCATGCCGCCGGCAACGAGGTCGGTTCGCACACGCTGGATCACGTGCATCTGCCGCAGCTCGGGGCCGAGGAGGCCCGCCGCCAGATCCGTCAGTCCAAGGAAGAGCTCGAGCAACTCGTCGGGGCGCCGGTGACGGCGTTTTGCTATCCCTATGGCGACCATGGGCCCGAACACATGGCCATGGCGCGCGAGGCTGGCTATGACAACGCCACGTTGACCGTGCGGGGCCTGGCCCGAGCGTCGGATGATCCTTTTGGACTGCCTCGGGTGACCGTCTCGCGCTCGACCCACCTGCTGCGTTTTCTGCAAAAAACCCTGACCCGCTATGAAGACCGCCGCCGGCGCTGA
- a CDS encoding glycosyl transferases group 1 family protein, with translation MKTAAGAERRLRIALLVDRFGKGFGGAEAYGVELMRVLSERHDVSVVAREYDSDLRLAYLPVRASPRLPSWVRVLYFAWCAWRLTRGGRFDIVHSHMNGWAGQVQVMHVTPVRYNRMHGAPVIRRLASWLSPRLATYLWLERARVAQVPGRRVVAVSQLIVEQLHAAYGPRLPVSTILPGVHAAAPADAQRRQATRHELGLGAQQTICLLVARNPMRKGLPALLCALPELPQSYRLLVVGADEAARSAVVESGLAARVNLVAPTPQVDRYYEAADIYVHPTLNDSFGMAPLEAMAHRLPVVISPPTYCGFARYLEDGIQALILDDPRDGPGLARAIARLGEDEALRARLVLNGLALAEQQSWQAVAARYEALYAGILGERPADGKR, from the coding sequence ATGAAGACCGCCGCCGGCGCTGAACGTCGGCTGCGCATCGCGTTGCTCGTCGACCGCTTTGGCAAAGGCTTTGGCGGCGCTGAAGCTTATGGCGTCGAACTCATGCGTGTTCTGTCAGAGCGGCATGACGTCAGCGTAGTCGCCCGTGAGTACGACAGCGATTTGCGACTGGCTTATCTGCCTGTACGGGCCAGCCCCCGGCTGCCCAGCTGGGTGCGGGTGCTCTACTTTGCCTGGTGTGCCTGGCGGTTGACCCGTGGAGGACGTTTCGACATCGTCCACTCCCACATGAATGGCTGGGCGGGCCAAGTACAGGTCATGCACGTGACGCCCGTGCGCTACAACCGCATGCATGGTGCGCCTGTCATTCGGCGGTTGGCGTCATGGCTGAGCCCCCGTTTGGCCACTTATCTTTGGCTCGAGCGCGCGCGCGTGGCGCAGGTTCCCGGCCGCCGCGTGGTGGCGGTCTCGCAGCTCATCGTCGAGCAGCTGCACGCCGCGTATGGTCCACGATTGCCCGTCAGCACCATCCTTCCGGGCGTTCACGCTGCGGCCCCGGCGGATGCCCAACGGCGGCAGGCCACGCGCCATGAGCTAGGGCTGGGAGCACAACAGACGATCTGCCTGCTGGTGGCGCGCAACCCTATGCGCAAGGGCCTACCTGCCTTGTTGTGTGCGCTGCCTGAACTGCCGCAGAGCTATCGACTGCTGGTCGTCGGGGCCGATGAGGCCGCGCGTAGCGCCGTCGTTGAAAGCGGTCTGGCGGCGCGGGTCAACCTGGTGGCGCCAACGCCGCAGGTCGACCGTTATTACGAGGCGGCTGACATCTATGTCCATCCGACACTGAACGACAGTTTCGGCATGGCGCCGTTGGAGGCCATGGCTCACAGATTACCCGTGGTGATCAGCCCGCCTACCTATTGTGGTTTTGCCCGTTACCTTGAAGACGGCATTCAGGCGCTCATCCTGGACGATCCGCGTGATGGGCCCGGCCTGGCACGCGCCATTGCACGGTTGGGTGAGGATGAGGCCTTGCGCGCACGCCTAGTGCTCAATGGGTTGGCGCTGGCCGAGCAACAAAGCTGGCAGGCTGTGGCGGCCCGCTACGAAGCGCTCTACGCAGGGATACTCGGCGAAAGACCGGCCGATGGCAAACGCTAG
- a CDS encoding glycosyltransferase 9 family protein, with the protein MSLPSLHLLQQTGLPLVICARPWARDLLDGLPKAGFLPMTGKWRSDRATVARHRDGPSRGLLLPDSLSSAAVFRLAGVPSAGYRDDGRSLLLRWPMDKPAQDVHAVQSWYYLTRAALQTWGLPVGAPEAGSSLDLPVTERHRNECEAALAAAGLSHLPFVLIAPTATGLHRGKVKVWPQFDALTRVLQGMGYTVVMCPPASEVEEARRNAPTATLLPPLGLGAFACLTTRARLVICNDSGVSHIAAAAGARELALFGVTRRERTGPWSARAVCLGAEDVWPTLAEVEATAREQLQGCLP; encoded by the coding sequence ATGAGCTTGCCCAGCCTGCACCTGTTGCAACAGACCGGCCTGCCCCTGGTCATCTGCGCCCGCCCCTGGGCACGTGACCTGCTCGACGGCCTGCCCAAGGCCGGGTTTCTGCCCATGACGGGCAAATGGCGCAGCGACCGCGCCACGGTGGCACGTCACCGCGACGGCCCAAGCCGCGGCCTGCTGCTGCCGGACTCCCTGTCCAGCGCGGCCGTGTTTCGGCTGGCCGGGGTGCCCAGCGCGGGCTACCGCGATGACGGTCGCAGTTTGTTACTCCGGTGGCCAATGGACAAGCCCGCCCAGGACGTGCATGCCGTTCAATCCTGGTATTACCTTACACGGGCAGCCCTCCAGACCTGGGGGCTGCCCGTTGGTGCCCCCGAGGCGGGCTCCTCGCTTGACCTGCCCGTGACCGAACGGCATCGCAATGAATGCGAGGCCGCGTTGGCCGCAGCCGGCCTGAGCCACCTGCCCTTCGTGCTGATTGCCCCGACGGCAACGGGCCTGCACCGTGGCAAGGTCAAGGTCTGGCCGCAATTCGACGCCTTGACTCGAGTCTTGCAGGGCATGGGGTATACCGTGGTAATGTGCCCACCTGCGTCGGAAGTTGAAGAGGCGCGCCGCAATGCACCCACGGCGACGCTGCTGCCGCCACTGGGACTGGGTGCCTTTGCCTGCCTGACGACCCGCGCCCGCCTGGTGATATGCAATGATTCCGGCGTCTCGCACATCGCCGCGGCTGCCGGCGCCCGCGAACTGGCCTTGTTCGGCGTAACCCGCCGGGAACGAACCGGCCCCTGGTCGGCTCGCGCAGTCTGCCTGGGCGCCGAAGATGTCTGGCCCACCCTGGCCGAAGTCGAGGCCACCGCGCGTGAGCAACTGCAGGGCTGCCTCCCGTAG